GGTACCGGAGGCGTCCGTCCTGCGGTGCTGTTGACGTATCTGCCTTGCGGTTCTCAGGAACCTGAAGAGGGAGGCGATAGCTGGCGTCGAACAATGACGGCTCTTCGTGGTGTCATCTCTTATCATCTTCTCGAAGGAGGTCTGAAAGGCAATGACGAATCTTCTGGGTGAATTCATCGGAACCTTGGTGCTGGTGACCTTCGGCGACGGTCTCGTCGCCAACGCCCTTCTGAATAAGTCGAAGGGACAGAACGCGGGCTGGATCCACATCACCGTGGGGTGGGGTGCCGCCGTCGTCATGGGCGTCTTTGCCTCCATCGCCTGCGGAGCCCCTCAGGCCGACATCAATCCCGCCGTCACCCTGGCCAAGATGCTGGCCGGTACCTACACGCTTCCCCATGCCCTCATGACCATGGTCGCCCAGGTCGCCGGAGGCTTCTGCGCCGGCGTTCTCGTCTGGCTCGCCTATCTGGGCCACTGGGAGGAGACGGCCGATCCCGGCCTGAAGCTTGCCGTCTTCTCGACGGGCCCCGCCATCCGCAATTACACTCATAACTTCATCACAGAGGCCATCGCCACGGTCTTCCTCGTCGTCCCCATCATGTTCATCTTCTCCAAGAACGTCGGCGGTCTCGCCCCCGGCTTCGGTCCCTTCCTCGTCGGCTGGCTCGTCATGGTCATCGGCATGGCCCTCGGCGGCCCCACGGGCTACTCCCTCAACCCCGCCCGCGACCTCGGTCCCCGCATCGCCCACGCCGTCCTGCCCATCGCCGGCAAGGGCGACTCCGACTGGGGCTACAGCTGGGTCCCCGTCTTTGGCCCCTACGCCGGTGCCGCCGTCGCCTTCTTCATCGCCCGCGCCCTCGGCGTGATGTAGCCCCTCGCTGACGCTTCTGCGGCGGGGGAGATCCTCCCCCGCCGCCTTCACGCAAGAGACAGGACTCTCGAAAGGAGGCGCTCGTCAGTGAAAAAGATCATGAACAAGGTCGACGACATCGTCGTCGAGTCTCTGGCCGGTCTGGCCGCCGCCCATCCCTGCCTGGTCAAACTTCATCCCTCCGTCAAGGCCGTTCTGAGGGCCGATGCCCCCAAGGACAAGGTCGCCGTCATCTCCGGCGGGGGAAGCGGCCACGAGCCCCTGCACGGCGGCTACGTCGGCGTCGGCATGCTCGACGCCGCCTGTCCCGGCGAGGTCTTCACGTCGCCCACGCCGGACCAGATGTACGAGGCGGCCAAGGCCGTCAGCGGAGATAAAGGCGCCCTCTTCATCGTCAAGAACTACACCGGCGACGTCATGAACTTCCAGATGGCCGCCGATCTCCTGGCCGCTGAGGGCATTCCCGTGGCCCAGGTCGTCGTCGACGACGACGTGGCCGTTCAGGATTCGCTCTACACGGCCGGCCGTCGCGGCGTCGGCGGCACGGTCCTCATCGAGAAGATCGTCGGCGCCAAGGCTGAGGCGGGCGGGAGCCTCGACGAGGTCAAGGCCCTCTGCGAGAAGGTCAACGGCCAGGTCCGCTCCATGGGGATGGCCCTCACCTCCTGCGCCGTTCCCGCCGCCGGCAAGCCGACTTTCGACCTCGCCGACGATGAGATGGAGATCGGCATCGGCATCCACGGCGAGCCGGGCAGGGAGAGGATGAAGCTCAAGCCCGCCAAGGAGATCGTCGAGATGATGGCCAAGGCCATCGTCGACGATCTCCCCTTCCAGGCCGGCGACGAAGTCCTGGCCTTCGTCAACGGCATGGGCGGGACGCCTCAGATGGAGCTCTACCTCGTCTTCAACGACCTGGCCAACTACCTGAAGGAAAAGGGGATCGTCATCGGACGCTCCCTCGTGGGCAACTACATCACCAGCCTGGAGATGCAGGGCTTCTCCATCACCCTCCTCAAACTCGACGACGAGCTCAAGGCCCTCTGGGACGCTCCCGTCGAGACGGCCGGACTGCGTTGGGGGAGGTAGGAACAGACGCGATGATCCTTGACGTCCAGGGAATGCTCAAGGCTTTCGATGCCATCGGCGAGACATTGGCGGCCCACAAGGACCACCTTACCGAGCTTGATTCGGCCATCGGCGACGCCGATCACGGGATCAACATGAGCCGAGGTTTCGGCAAGGTTCGAGAGAAGCTTGCCTCCGGAACCTACGGCGATCTCGGGGCCGTTTTCAAAGACGTCGGCATGACCCTCATGTCCAGCGTCGGCGGAGCCTCGGGGCCTCTCTACGGAACGCTCTTCATGCGCATGTCGATGAAACTTGCCGGTCGGCAGGAGGCCGACGTCTCCTCCCTGGCCGAAGCGTTGGAGGAAGGGCTGAGGGGCATCGTCGCCCTCGGCAAGGCCCAGCTGCAGGACAAGACGATGGTCGACGCGCTGACGCCCGCCGTCGAGGCCATGAAGAAGGCCTCCGACGACGGCGCCGATCTCTGCGTCGCTCTCGAGTCGGCCGTCGCCGCAGCCCAGTCGGGCATGGAGGCGACCATTCCCCTGGTGGCCCGCAAGGGGCGGGCCAGCTACTTGGGGGAGCGGTCGGCGGGACACCAGGATCCGGGAGCGACGTCGACCTTTCTCATCCTCTCGACGCTTCTCGGCTCCCTGAAGGGAACGGCCTAGATGATCTCTCTTCTCGTCGTCTCCCACAGCGCCGAGGCCGCCCGGGGCATCGGCTCCATCGCCGGACAGATGGCGGGGGGGCAGGTGCTTATCGAGGCCTGCGGCGGCACGGACGAGGGGGCCCTGGGCACCTCCGTGCCGGCCATCCTCGCGGCTCTGGAGGGGCTTCTGGCCCGTTCGGAAGGCGTCGTCGTCGTTCCCGACCTGGGCAGTGCCGTCCTCGCGGCCCGCACGGCCAGGGAATTTCTGGGAGAGGGAGCCGACCGGGTCCTCATCGCCGACGGCCCCGTCCTGGAGGGGACGCTCATGGCCTCCGTCGAGGCCAGCGTCGGCGCCTCCCTCGATCGGGTCGCCGCCGTCGTCGGCGAAGCGAGAAACTTGAAGAAACTTCAGGACTGAGGTCGCAGGGACCTCAGCGGACTTGAATCAGGAGGGATCGCCATGTCCGAGAAGAAGTACGTTGTGGCCATTGACCAGGGAACGACCAGCAGCCGCGCCATCGTCTTCGATCTTGAGGGCACGCCCGTCAGCTCCCATCAGATGGAGCACGAACAGATCTACCCGCAGCCGGGCTGGGTCGAGCACAATCCCATGGAGATCTGGTCTCGTACGCAGGACGTCGTCCGCGAGGCCATCAGCACCAACGGCGTCAAGGCCGACGCCATCGGTGCCGTCGGCATCACGAACCAGCGCGAGACGACCGTCGTCTGGGAAAAGGCGACGGGCAAGCCGATCTACAACGCCATCGTCTGGCAGTGCATGAGGACTCAGGATTTCTGCGCCAAATGGCAGAAGATGGAGGGCTGGGAGAAGAAGGTCAACGATCTCACGGGCCTCGTCATCAGCCCCTATTTCTCGGGCACGAAGATCAAGTGGATCCTCGACCACGTTCCCGGAGCCCGCGACCGTGCCGCCAAGGGCGAGATCCTCTTCGGCAACATCGACACCTGGGTCATCTGGAACCTCACAGGCGGTCCCAACGGCGGCGTCCACGTCACGGACGTCACCAACGCCTCCCGCACGCTGCTCATGAACATCGAGACCCTCAAGTGGGACAAGGAAATGATGGAATTCCTCGATGTCCCCGAGGCCATGCTGCCGGCCATCAAGCCCAGCAGCTTCGTCTATGGACACACGGTCAAGAGCGGTCCCTTCGGCGCCGAGATTCCCGTCGCCGGCGACCTGGGCGACCAGCAGGCGGCCCTCTTCGGCCAGACCTGCTACGATAAGGGCGAGGCCAAGAACACCTACGGCACGGGCTGCTTCATGCTCCTCAACATCGGAGACAAGCCCGTCCGCTCCAAGAACGGCCTTCTGACGACCGTCGCCTACGGCCTCGAGGAGGGCAAGGCCACCTACGCCCTGGAGGGCTCCATCGCCATCACAGGAGCGGCCATCCAGTGGCTCCGCGACAACCTGCGCCTCTTCGACGATGCCCCCGACTCGGAGTGGTTCGCCAAGAAGGTCGCCGACAGCGGCGGCATCTACTTCGTCCCCGCCTTCTCCGGCCTCTACGCCCCCTACTGGGACATGAGCGCCCGCGGCGCCATCGTCGGTCTCACCCGCTACATCACCAAGGAGCACATCATCCGTGCCACCCTGGAGAGCATCTGCTACCAGACCCGTGACGTCCAGGCCGCCATGGACGCCGACTCGGGCGTCCCCCTCAAGGCCCTCAAGGTCGACGGAGGCGCCGTCAAAAACAGCCTCCTCATGCAGATGCAGGCCGACGTCCTGGGCGTTCCCGTCGTCCGCCCCGTCGTCAGCGAGACGACGGCCCTCGGCGCCGCCTACGCCGCCGGGCTTGCCACGGGACTCTGGAAGAGCCTCGACGAACTGCGCAAGCATTGGAAGGTCGATCGCGAGTTCGATCCCCTCATGGTCGCCGAGAAACGCGAGGAGCTCTATTCTGGCTGGAAGAAGGCCATCGAGAAGTCCAAGGGCTGGATCGACTAGGAAGGCCCCCTTGACGGAGGTTCTTCTTTTCGTCTAGTATCTGGTATATTGAAACAAATCGTGTAGTGCGACAGAGGGAGAGAGGTCGTGCGCTGTCTTTAGCGTGCGCCTCCCTCCCTTTTCTCGTCTCCAGAGCCGGAGGAGCGATGCCGCATCTATCCACGCATGATGGAGGTGTTCTGGAGTTGACGGACAAAACCTATGACATCCTTATCGTCGGTGCGGGAATCGTCGGGGCCACTCTGGCCCGCGAGCTCTCGGCCTATGCCCTGAGAGTCGCCGTCGTCGACAAGGCGGCCGATATCCCTTCCGGGGCCAGTCGTGCCAACAGCGCCATGATCCATGCCGGCTACGACGATCAGCCGGGCACGATCAAGGCTGACTTCTGCCCCAGGGGCAACAGGCTTTATCGCGAGCTGGCCGATCCTCTCGACTTCACCCTCAGAGAATGCGGCTCCTATGTCTGCGGTTTCGACAGCCAGGATCTGAAACATCTCGAGAAGCTTCTCGACCAGGGGAGGCGCAACGGCGTTCCGGGCCTCGAGATCCTTTCCGGCGACGAGCTGAGGGCAAAAGAGCCGGAGGCCAGCGCAGAAATCGCCCATGCCCTGTGGGCTCCCACGGGATCGATCATCAACAATTTCGAGGCCGTGCTGGCCTTCATGGACAACGCCCAACAGAACGGCGTGGAACTTTTCCTGGAGACGGAGGTCCGCGATCTTCTGCTCGC
The DNA window shown above is from Aminithiophilus ramosus and carries:
- the dhaL gene encoding dihydroxyacetone kinase subunit DhaL, which produces MILDVQGMLKAFDAIGETLAAHKDHLTELDSAIGDADHGINMSRGFGKVREKLASGTYGDLGAVFKDVGMTLMSSVGGASGPLYGTLFMRMSMKLAGRQEADVSSLAEALEEGLRGIVALGKAQLQDKTMVDALTPAVEAMKKASDDGADLCVALESAVAAAQSGMEATIPLVARKGRASYLGERSAGHQDPGATSTFLILSTLLGSLKGTA
- the dhaK gene encoding dihydroxyacetone kinase subunit DhaK, with amino-acid sequence MKKIMNKVDDIVVESLAGLAAAHPCLVKLHPSVKAVLRADAPKDKVAVISGGGSGHEPLHGGYVGVGMLDAACPGEVFTSPTPDQMYEAAKAVSGDKGALFIVKNYTGDVMNFQMAADLLAAEGIPVAQVVVDDDVAVQDSLYTAGRRGVGGTVLIEKIVGAKAEAGGSLDEVKALCEKVNGQVRSMGMALTSCAVPAAGKPTFDLADDEMEIGIGIHGEPGRERMKLKPAKEIVEMMAKAIVDDLPFQAGDEVLAFVNGMGGTPQMELYLVFNDLANYLKEKGIVIGRSLVGNYITSLEMQGFSITLLKLDDELKALWDAPVETAGLRWGR
- the glpK gene encoding glycerol kinase GlpK codes for the protein MSEKKYVVAIDQGTTSSRAIVFDLEGTPVSSHQMEHEQIYPQPGWVEHNPMEIWSRTQDVVREAISTNGVKADAIGAVGITNQRETTVVWEKATGKPIYNAIVWQCMRTQDFCAKWQKMEGWEKKVNDLTGLVISPYFSGTKIKWILDHVPGARDRAAKGEILFGNIDTWVIWNLTGGPNGGVHVTDVTNASRTLLMNIETLKWDKEMMEFLDVPEAMLPAIKPSSFVYGHTVKSGPFGAEIPVAGDLGDQQAALFGQTCYDKGEAKNTYGTGCFMLLNIGDKPVRSKNGLLTTVAYGLEEGKATYALEGSIAITGAAIQWLRDNLRLFDDAPDSEWFAKKVADSGGIYFVPAFSGLYAPYWDMSARGAIVGLTRYITKEHIIRATLESICYQTRDVQAAMDADSGVPLKALKVDGGAVKNSLLMQMQADVLGVPVVRPVVSETTALGAAYAAGLATGLWKSLDELRKHWKVDREFDPLMVAEKREELYSGWKKAIEKSKGWID
- a CDS encoding MIP/aquaporin family protein; translation: MTNLLGEFIGTLVLVTFGDGLVANALLNKSKGQNAGWIHITVGWGAAVVMGVFASIACGAPQADINPAVTLAKMLAGTYTLPHALMTMVAQVAGGFCAGVLVWLAYLGHWEETADPGLKLAVFSTGPAIRNYTHNFITEAIATVFLVVPIMFIFSKNVGGLAPGFGPFLVGWLVMVIGMALGGPTGYSLNPARDLGPRIAHAVLPIAGKGDSDWGYSWVPVFGPYAGAAVAFFIARALGVM
- the dhaM gene encoding dihydroxyacetone kinase phosphoryl donor subunit DhaM, whose protein sequence is MISLLVVSHSAEAARGIGSIAGQMAGGQVLIEACGGTDEGALGTSVPAILAALEGLLARSEGVVVVPDLGSAVLAARTAREFLGEGADRVLIADGPVLEGTLMASVEASVGASLDRVAAVVGEARNLKKLQD